Proteins encoded in a region of the Vicia villosa cultivar HV-30 ecotype Madison, WI linkage group LG5, Vvil1.0, whole genome shotgun sequence genome:
- the LOC131602108 gene encoding GATA transcription factor 7-like has translation MEIVVAEALKPSLRTESVFSQTISEDILCLNANNVVVGEDFSVDDLLDFSNGKEIDNYEEEEEEHEKNSTSSGSEHDRTEDDGNSNSLTFSGTGESDSIFAGELAVPADDVADLEWVSHFVDDSLPELSLLYPVQARVEPEPRPGLSPSPSPTKAPSHVMLIRRKPRTSKTRRPNSNTWSFNPILCKAKKQRKKPEAQTGGTQFQRRCSHCQVQKTPQWRTGPLGPKTLCNACGVRYKSGRLFPEYRPASSPTFSGNIHSNSHRKVLEMRRRKETEEAVSGLDRNQMASSW, from the exons ATGGAAATTGTGGTGGCGGAAGCGTTGAAACCAAGCTTGAGGACAGAGTCTGTTTTTTCGCAAACTATTAGCGAGGATATTTTGTGTTTGAACGCGAATAACGTTGTTGTCGGTGAAGATTTCTCTGTCGACGACTTGCTTGATTTTTCAAACGGCAAAGAGATTGATAATTacgaggaggaagaagaagaacatgagaAAAACAGCACCAGTTCAGGTTCTGAGCATGACCGAACAGAAGACGACGGAAATTCCAATTCCTTAACGTTTTCCGGTACCGGCGAGTCTGACTCCATTTTTGCCGGCGAATTAGCAGTTCCG GCTGATGATGTTGCGGATTTGGAATGGGTCTCTCACTTTGTGGACGACTCACTGCCGGAGCTTTCTCTATTGTATCCAGTTCAAGCCCGGGTTGAACCGGAACCTAGACCGGGTCTAAGCCCAAGCCCAAGCCCAACCAAAGCTCCTTCTCATGTCATGTTAATCCGGAGAAAGCCTAGAACTAGCAAGACTAGAAGGCCTAACTCTAACACGTGGTCCTTCAACCCTATTCTGTGTAAAGCAAAGAAGCAGAGGAAAAAGCCCGAGGCTCAGACAGGTGGAACTCAGTTTCAGAGACGGTGTAGCCATTGCCAGGTGCAGAAAACGCCACAGTGGAGAACCGGTCCGCTTGGACCGAAAACACTATGTAACGCTTGTGGTGTTCGGTATAAGTCCGGTAGGCTTTTCCCGGAATATAGACCGGCTTCAAGCCCGACGTTCTCCGGGAATATTCACTCGAACAGCCACCGTAAGGTTCTGGAGATGAGGCGGAGGAAGGAGACTGAAGAGGCTGTATCCGGTCTGGACCGGAATCAAATGGCGTCGAGTTGGTGA